The following proteins are co-located in the Lepus europaeus isolate LE1 chromosome 15, mLepTim1.pri, whole genome shotgun sequence genome:
- the DHFR gene encoding dihydrofolate reductase, with the protein MVRPLNCIVAVSQNMGIGKNGDLPWPPLRNEFRYFQRMTTTSSVAGKQNLVIMGRKTWFSIPEKNRPLKDRINIVLSRELKEPPQGAHFLAKSLADALKLIEEPELADKVDMVWIVGGSSVYKEAMNQPGHLRLFVTRIMQEFESDTFFPEIDLEKYRLLPEYPGVLSDVQEEKGIKYKFEVYEKND; encoded by the exons ATGGTTCGTCCGCTCAACTGCATCGTCGCTGTGTCCCAGAACATGGGCATCGGCAAGAACGGGGACCTGCCGTGGCCCCCGCTCAG GAATGAATTCAGGTATTTCCAGAGGATGACCACAACGTCGTCAGTGGCAG GTAAACAGAACCTGGTGATTATGGGGAGGAAGACCTGGTTCTCCATTCCAGAGAAGAACCGGCCTCTAAAGGACAGGATCAACATAGTTCTCAGCAGAGAACTCAA GGAACCGCCACAAGGAGCGCATTTCCTTGCTAAGAGTCTGGCTGATGCCTTAAAACTTATTGAGGAACCAGAACTGGCAGATAAAGTGGACATGGTTTGGATAGTGGGGGGCAGCTCTGTGTATAAG GAAGCCATGAATCAGCCAGGCCATCTCAGACTGTTTGTGACAAGGATCATGCAGGAATTTGAAAGTGACACGTTTTTTCCAGAAATTGATTTGGAGAAATACAGACTGCTCCCAGA GTACCCAGGCGTCCTTTCCGATGTCCAGGAGGAGAAAGGCATCAAGTACAAATTTGAAGTTTATGAAAAGAACGATTAA